The DNA segment CGGCTTGCGGGCAGGCTCGGAGGGGCGGGCCGCCACCGGGGCGGATACCGCGGGTGCCACTGCCACGGAAGGCGCCACGGCCACCGCTGCCTGCGGGGTGTCAGATGCCAGCCGGAACACGCTGACGGCCTGCACGAGATCCTGCGCCTGCGACCGGAGGCTGGAGGCCGCTGCCGCCATCTCTTCCACCAGGGCGGCGTTCTGCTGCGTGGTCTGGTCCATCTGGGTGACGGCTTCACCCACCTGTGCGACGCCCGCACTCTGCTCGCTGCTCGCCGCGCTGATCTCGCCCATGATGTCGGTCACGCGGCGGATGCTGCCCACCACCTCGGTCATGGTGCTGCCTGCCCGGTCGGCCAGTTGCGCGCCGCTTTCCACCCGCTCGACGCTGGCAGTGATGAGTTCCTTGATTTCCTTCGCCGCACCGGCGCTGCGCTGCGCCAGGCTGCGCACCTCGCCCGCCACCACGGCGAAACCACGGCCCTGCTCGCCGGCCCGCGCGGCTTCCACGGCGGCATTCAGGGCCAGGATGTTGGTCTGGAAAGCGATGCCGTCGATGACGTTGATGATGTCGGAGATGCGCCGCGAACTCTCCGAAATGCCCTTCATGGTGTCCACCACCTGCGCCACCACGGCGCCGCCCTGCTCTGCCACCCCGCTCGAGGCCTGCGCCAGCTGGTTGGCCTGGCGCGCGTTGTCCGCGTTCTGCGCGACGGTGGAGCCCAGCTCTTCCATGGAGGCAGCGGTTTCCTCCAGCGCGCTGGCCTGGCTCTCCGTGCGGGACGACAGGTCGGAATTGCCCTGGGCGATCTGCATGCTGGCCGAGGCAACCGATTCGCTGCCCTGGCGCACGCGGGAGACGACGGTGGCCAGCGCCGTGTTCATGTCGCGCAGGCTCTCCAGCAGCAGACCCACTTCGTCCCGCGCATGGATCTCGATGCGCTGGGTCAGGTCTCCCGCCGCGACGGCCCGGGCCACGTCCACCGCCCGGGCGATGGGACGGGTGATGGAACGGGTCACCCACAGGCTGAGCAGCAGGGCCACCAACACGGCCAGCGCGGTTCCGCCGACCTCCACCGCCAGGGCCGTGGCACGGGCGTCTTCCGCCTCGGCCTGGCGCACATCGAGCAGGTCGCGTTCGGCCTTGGAGAACTCGGTCTGCATGGTCCGGAAGCCGTCCATCGCGGCCTTGTCGCGCGCCTTGCCGAATTCGCTGACGAAGGCCTCCATCGGGACCTTGCCGGCATCCACGTCGCGGCGCATGTCCTGCAGCGACTGCATCACCGCGGCGAAGTCCGCCTGGCGGGCGCGCAGCACGTCGAGCCGCTTCTGCTGCTCCGGGTTGTCCGCTGTGAGCGTGCGCAGCGATTGCCAGGCGGAATCGAAGGTCTCGCGCCCCTGGCTCCACGGGCCGAGGAAGGCCGTGCTGCCCGACAGCAGATAGCCGCGGGCGCCGGTTTCCATGTTGACCACGCCCAGCAGCATCCGCTGGGCCTCCTCCAGCACCTTGTAGGTGTGGATGTTCATGCTGGTGGCGGTCTTGATGTGGTTCTGGCTCTGGATGGCCACGCCGATCACCACCAGAAAAATCGCGATGACACCGCCGAATGCCAGCGCGAGCCGTCGGCCCAGGGGCCAGTGGGAAATGTTCATGAGAGTACCGCTTTCGTGCAGGAACGCCGCGCCATGAGGAAGGGCCGGCCCCGGCCCTCGCCACGCGACATCCGTGGCCAACATCCGTCATGGGAGCACGATCGGGATACTAAAGTTACAAATTAACGCGATTTGTAGTCATTCGGCGTACGTCACTGTCGCGTTTGAACGCACAGGGGACGTAGCCGATGGCCCCACCTCAGTTCTTCGTGGCGGCATCCCAGTGTTCGGCGATCTGCCCGTCCTGGATGCGGAACATGTCGAACCACGTGGTCGTGTAGGTCTGCCCCGCGTTCTGCGGATCCGGCAGGCGGCGGGCGAACACCATGGTGACCATGTCACCCTCGGCGAGGATGCGCACCAGCGGGGCCCTCACCCGGGGCTGGATGGGCGAGCGCGGCGTGACCTGCGCCAGGAATTGCTTGAAGGGCTCGCGGCCCGTGGCCACCAGCGGGTTGTGCTGGATGTAGTCCTCCCTCATGTAGCGGTCGGCCAGTTCCACCTGGCCGGACTCGAACACTTCGCGCCAGAAGTCGTACACCAGCCGCTTGTTGTGCGCGAGGATCGGGTTGTGGGACCACAGCAGCTTGTCGTGGTTCGGTTCTTCCGCCACGGGCACCTGGGCGTGGGCGGAAAGGCATACGGCGGCCGCGCAGGCCAGCACGGCGCGGGAGAGCAGCAGTTTCACGGTCATCTCATCTCCTGTCGGGTTGAAACGGCCGGGTTATACGGAATATTCCTTCTGGCGGAAAGTCGATGCCTGCAAGCCCTGTCAGCAGGTGTGTCGGGTTGATGCAGCGCAAGGCGCGTTGCCGGCAGGGGAGCAGACTGCCACGGCATCCACCCATCGACCATGGCCCGGAAATTTCCCGAACATCCCGCCCGCCCGGAACGCATCTGCTGGGGCTGCGACCGCTACTGCCCGGCCGAGGCGCTGGCGTGCGGCAACGGATCGGAGCGCACGCCGCACCCTGTGGAGCTGTTCGGCGAGGACTGGCTCGCATGGTCGCCTGCGGGTATGCCGCCGGCCGGCGATGCCACGCCGGGCCCGGACCAGGCACCGGCGCGATCGCCCGGCACCCGCGAATAGCAGGGCCGGTGCGCCGGGATCAGCGCAGCCGGCCCCCTGGCCGTCAGCGCGCGGCTTCCACCTTCATGCGGGGGTTCGGCGTTTCTCCGAACATCTCGGGCGCATACATCGCCTCCACCCGCGTCGGCGGGAGGGCGAACTCGCCGACGTTGTTCAGGCGCACGGTGTATTCGGCCGTGAGCGACCCCTTGGACACGTACTCGTAATAGCCGCGCCAGGCCTCGAAGCTGCGCTCCTCGTAGGCCAGCCAGCCGCTGCCGCCGCTGCCGCCGCTGCCACGCTTTTCGCCCTGCGTCGCGATCTCGGAGTCGCGCCCCAGGCCGTTGCCCAGGATGGTGGCGCCGCCGGGTACCGGGTCGGTGAGCACCACCCAGGTCATGTCGGCGGTGGAGGTGACCTCGAGTTTGATTCGCAGCACGTCACCGCGGGTGTACCGCCCCGCCACCGCCTGCTCCACCGGCGTGATGGTCTTCTTGACGGTGTAGCCGGCGGAGAACGGCTCCTTGAGCTGGACCGCGGCCACCGACTGCAGCGTGAGCCAGGGCTTGCCGGTGCCTTGCTGGGTCACGTTAAGCGTCTCCTTGCCGCCCGAGGCGCTCCACGGCAGGAACATGCCGTTGTTGGTCAGGTTGCCGGGCGACGCGGGGGCACCGAACCACGTGGTCTGGTGCACGGCGCCCGTGGCATCGGCGGTGGACACGCGGCCCACCTTGCTCCAGTCCACGCTGGCGGTGTTGCCGCCCATCGCGGCGCGGGTGAATCCGGTGACCGGCGTGGCCTCGAACTTCGCGCTGAATTTCTCCAGCGCCAGGCCGCCCCAGAGGTTGGCCGTGGTGGTGTGCCAGGCACCGCCCTGCTGCCGCGCGATGAAGCCGTTGGCCAGGCGCCCCATGTCGTCCTTCCAGGCCGGATCGTCCATCACGGCCAGCATGAGCCGCGCCGTATTCACGTCACCGTTCTGCATGAGCCACCACCAGTAGTCGTCCTGCTCGGAGCTGAAGATCAGCTTGGTGCCCTGGTAGGACAGGCGGGACTTGAGGATCTGGGTGGCCTCCGCCATGCGCTGCTCGCGCTGGGGTGCGTCGGTCACGCGCCGCAGTATGTTCAGCCAGTCGATCACGCTGTGCGTGGGCCACTGGTTGGGCGCCACGGTGATGGACGAGAGCATGCGGCCCGTGGCCTTGCCGTAGCGCGACAGCGCCTCGATCGCTGCGAGCTTGCGCATGTCCAGGTCCTTGCGCGGGCTCCAGAAGTCGCGCTGGATGCGGCCCTCCACGAAAGCGATCAGGCCGCGCTCCATCGGCGCGCGCACCTCCGGCGAGAGTGCGAAGGCAGGATCGATGGACGAGGCCTCGTGCGTGGCCGCGAGCAGGTAGGCAGTGAGCGTGTCGCTGCCGCGGTTACCGCTGCCCGCCTGCGGCGGGAAGTAGCTGGCGAGCCCGTCGCCGTCCAGGTAGGTGGGCAGTTGCCCCACCACGGTCTGCCACATCTTGCCGTCGCGCAGGCCCACGGCCTTGCTGGTCTTCTGCTCCAGGCAGAGGAACGGGTAGTTGGCGAACCAGTCGCGCACGCCCGGCAGGCCTTCGGCGAGCTTGGGCTGTACCGACATCTTCAGCCCTCCGCGGCCGGGGATGGCGTCGGCGGGCGGCTTCACGTCGATGCCGAAACTGCCGTCCACCTGCACGAGGGTGGCCTGCTGCACCGTCAGCGGCACGGCCGGCACGAGCCGCTGCGTGGCCTTGAGCGCATCGCGCGCTCCTGCGGCGCCGGGCGTGGTGTCGCGCGCTTCGATCTCCCAGAGGATCGCCTCGGCCCGCGTGCGGGCGAGTTGCGCGGGCGC comes from the Paracidovorax avenae ATCC 19860 genome and includes:
- a CDS encoding methyl-accepting chemotaxis protein yields the protein MNISHWPLGRRLALAFGGVIAIFLVVIGVAIQSQNHIKTATSMNIHTYKVLEEAQRMLLGVVNMETGARGYLLSGSTAFLGPWSQGRETFDSAWQSLRTLTADNPEQQKRLDVLRARQADFAAVMQSLQDMRRDVDAGKVPMEAFVSEFGKARDKAAMDGFRTMQTEFSKAERDLLDVRQAEAEDARATALAVEVGGTALAVLVALLLSLWVTRSITRPIARAVDVARAVAAGDLTQRIEIHARDEVGLLLESLRDMNTALATVVSRVRQGSESVASASMQIAQGNSDLSSRTESQASALEETAASMEELGSTVAQNADNARQANQLAQASSGVAEQGGAVVAQVVDTMKGISESSRRISDIINVIDGIAFQTNILALNAAVEAARAGEQGRGFAVVAGEVRSLAQRSAGAAKEIKELITASVERVESGAQLADRAGSTMTEVVGSIRRVTDIMGEISAASSEQSAGVAQVGEAVTQMDQTTQQNAALVEEMAAAASSLRSQAQDLVQAVSVFRLASDTPQAAVAVAPSVAVAPAVSAPVAARPSEPARKPSPAKVRAPARTPALRPAAAAAGLMAGPAMAVPGAQGDWESF
- a CDS encoding nuclear transport factor 2 family protein, with protein sequence MTVKLLLSRAVLACAAAVCLSAHAQVPVAEEPNHDKLLWSHNPILAHNKRLVYDFWREVFESGQVELADRYMREDYIQHNPLVATGREPFKQFLAQVTPRSPIQPRVRAPLVRILAEGDMVTMVFARRLPDPQNAGQTYTTTWFDMFRIQDGQIAEHWDAATKN
- a CDS encoding DUF3079 domain-containing protein — translated: MARKFPEHPARPERICWGCDRYCPAEALACGNGSERTPHPVELFGEDWLAWSPAGMPPAGDATPGPDQAPARSPGTRE